In Mercenaria mercenaria strain notata chromosome 14, MADL_Memer_1, whole genome shotgun sequence, the following are encoded in one genomic region:
- the LOC123527934 gene encoding kielin/chordin-like protein, translating into MELTYTFTILLVLSSIAYTHGKCKFDGTIHEKDEIFEHPQDHCKVCHCCENGSFHCVTCLYKECPKPNCGVSMQQNTTDGCCLECKPECNSVSCSTSSLDCPESRYAYQHDSCCPTCGCNTRDTIWRMDTVPQGPFGSCDRCTCHQNGTYTCEDANCPGQKLECVNPRAKENGSNCDFECPDGYTCRRTNVLLKQNEWTKISFLYCTCFQDQWYPRGACFDPRWRGELIDDAIANKCMADFSYDNVTLVPKRRIDYSRYFAL; encoded by the exons ATGGAATTGACCTATACTTTTACCATTCTTTTGGTTCTTTCTAGTATAGCGTATACACACGGAAAGTGTAAATTTGACGGTACAATACACGAAAAGGATG AAATCTTTGAACATCCTCAAGATCACTGCAAAGTTTGCCATTGTTGTGAAAATGGATCGTTCCACTGCGTAACGTGCCTATATAAAGAATGTCCGAAGCCAAATTGCGGCGTATCGATGCAACAAAATACTACTGATGGTTGTTGTCTAGAATGCAAGCCTGAATGCAACAGTGTCAGCTGCAGTACGTCATCGCTGGATTGTCCCGAGTCTAGATATGCGTATCAACATGACTCTTGTTGTCCTACATGCGGCTGCAATACGCGCGACACAATATGGCGGATGGATACAGTGCCTCAAG gtccttttggatcatgtgACAGATGCACATGCCACCAGAACGGCACTTATACATGCGAGGACGCCAATTGTCCCGGACAAAAACTCGAATGTGTTAATCCTAGGGCTAAGGAGAATGGCAGCAACTGTGACTTTGAATGTCCTGATG GTTATACATGCAGAAGGACCAATGTCTTACTGAAGCAAAACGAGTGGACGAAAATTTCATTTCTATACTGCACTTGCTTTCAAGACCAGTGGTACCCGAGAGGAGCTTGTTTTGATCCAAGGTGGAGAGGCGAATTAATCGATGATGCAATAGCAAACAAATGTATGGCTGATTTCTCATATGACAATGTAACATTAGTACCAAAAAGACGGATTGATTATAGTAGGTATTTTGCTTTATAA